From the Dryobates pubescens isolate bDryPub1 chromosome 29, bDryPub1.pri, whole genome shotgun sequence genome, one window contains:
- the LOC104296378 gene encoding cyclin-dependent kinase 9 encodes MAKQYDMVECPFCDEVSKYEKLAKIGQGTFGEVFKAKHRQTGKKVALKKVLMENEKEGFPITALREIKILQLLKHENVVNLIEICRTKASPYNRCKGSIYLVFDFCEHDLAGLLSNAHVKFTLSEIKKVMQMLLNGLYYIHRNKILHRDMKAANVLITRDGVLKLADFGLARAFSLAKNSQPNRYTNRVVTLWYRPPELLLGERDYGPPIDLWGAGCIMAEMWTRSPIMQGNTEQHQLTLISQLCGSITTEVWPNVDKYELYQKLDLPKGQKRKVKDRLKAYVKDPYALDLIDKLLVLDPAQRIDSDDALNHDFFWSDPMPSDLKNMLSTHNQSMFEYLAPPRRRGGHMPQQPPNQGRNPAATNQTEFDRVF; translated from the exons ATGGCCAAGCAGTACGACATGGTGGAGTGCCCGTTCTGTGACGAGGTCTCCAAGTATGAGAAGCTCGCTAAGATCGGGCAGGGCACCTTCGG GGAAGTTTTCAAAGCCAAGCATCGTCAGACAGGCAAGAAAGTAGCACTGAAGAAAGTGTTGATGGAAAATGAGAAGGAGGGG TTCCCCATCACAGCCTTGCGAGAGATTAAAatccttcagctgctcaagcATGAAAATGTGGTGAACCTCATAGAAATCTGCAGGACCAAAG CCTCTCCGTACAACCGCTGCAAGGGCAGTATCTACCTTGTGTTTGACTTCTGTGAGCACGACCTGGCAGGCCTTCTCAGCAATGCTCATGTCAAGTTCACGCTTTCGGAGATCAAGAAGGTTATGCAGATGCTATTGAATGGACTTTACTACATCCACAGGAACAAG ATCTTGCATCGAGACATGAAAGCTGCAAATGTCCTGATAACACGTGATGGAGTCCTGAAGCTTGCAGACTTTGGGCTGGCTCGAGCTTTCAGCCTGGCTAAGAACAGCCAGCCAAACCGCTATACCAACCGGGTTGTGACTCTGTGGTATCGCccgccagagctgctcctgg GGGAGCGAGACTACGGCCCCCCCATTGACCTCTGGGGTGCAGGCTGCATCATGGCAGAGATGTGGACCCGCAGCCCCATCATGCAGGGGaacacagagcagcaccagctcactctcatcagccagctctgtggATCCATCACAACAGAG GTTTGGCCAAACGTGGATAAATATGAGCTGTACCAGAAGTTGGATCTCCCCAAGGGCCAGAAGCGCAAGGTGAAGGATCGCCTGAAAGCTTACGTCAAAGACCCTTATGCACTGGACCTCATTGACAAACTGCTGGTGCTGGATCCCGCCCAGCGAATCGACAGTGATGATGCGTTGAACCATGACTTCTTCTGGTCAGATCCCATGCCCTCGGACCTCAAAAACATGCTATCTACTCATAACCAGTCCATGTTTGAGTACCTGGCCCCACCACGCAGAAGAGGTGGACACATGCCCCAGCAGCCGCCTAACCAAGGCAGGAACCCAGCCGCCACCAATCAGACTGAATTTGACAGGGTGTTTTGA